In the Pseudonocardia cypriaca genome, one interval contains:
- a CDS encoding DUF4333 domain-containing protein, which translates to MSTPQGPQPPHGAPQQPAEQPAWGQPQPQGGWGAPPAGQQRPGEQQRPGEETRAVPQQEWSAPETSEVPQQEAAAPADQSSTNPGSQPPASQPSATQPPAKPAEGDGGDVDLFKSSSDAEQAPEKQEADDAGQQATTVVPTQATPQGEPAQQQQQGQPQVWGPADQTQAAPPYASPEQHYGVQQSQPGQPHPGQQQGTAQYTQPQSAQPGQPPSPYAPPGQPPYAAQQGPYGAAQPGYGQQQPYGQQPYGAAQSQAYGQQPTQQFGQPQFGQQAQQGQPTQQGQQSQQGQQAQFGQGQYGQPGQPPYGQAAYGQQQAGQQSPWAGQQGGWAQPPAAGQQPTQQWGGRPDGQQPWAPGAPQEAPGGGGKSRLPMIIGAAAVVVLALVGVLGFVSPGFFNTRVLDANAVQSGVQQVLSQDYDLEVQTVTCPQGQEVVPDATFECTAVVDGDQVTVPIKITSVDGNYEVGRPA; encoded by the coding sequence ATGAGTACGCCACAGGGACCGCAGCCGCCACACGGCGCGCCGCAGCAGCCTGCCGAGCAGCCCGCGTGGGGCCAGCCGCAGCCGCAAGGCGGGTGGGGGGCCCCGCCGGCGGGGCAGCAGCGTCCCGGTGAGCAGCAGCGTCCCGGTGAGGAGACCCGCGCCGTCCCGCAGCAGGAGTGGAGCGCACCTGAGACGAGCGAGGTGCCCCAGCAGGAGGCAGCTGCGCCCGCCGACCAGTCCTCCACCAACCCCGGTTCGCAGCCCCCTGCATCGCAGCCCTCAGCAACGCAGCCCCCTGCCAAGCCCGCGGAGGGCGATGGCGGCGATGTCGACCTGTTCAAGTCCTCGAGCGACGCCGAGCAGGCACCCGAGAAGCAGGAGGCGGACGACGCGGGGCAGCAGGCCACCACCGTCGTCCCGACGCAGGCCACCCCGCAGGGTGAGCCTGCCCAGCAGCAACAGCAGGGCCAGCCGCAGGTGTGGGGGCCCGCGGACCAGACCCAGGCTGCGCCGCCGTACGCCTCGCCCGAACAGCACTACGGCGTACAGCAGTCCCAGCCGGGGCAGCCGCACCCGGGGCAGCAGCAGGGTACGGCGCAGTACACGCAGCCGCAGTCCGCGCAGCCGGGCCAGCCGCCCTCGCCGTACGCGCCTCCCGGCCAGCCGCCCTACGCAGCCCAGCAGGGCCCGTACGGCGCGGCCCAGCCGGGATACGGCCAGCAGCAGCCCTACGGGCAGCAGCCGTACGGCGCTGCGCAGAGCCAGGCGTACGGCCAGCAGCCGACGCAGCAGTTCGGTCAGCCGCAGTTCGGTCAGCAGGCCCAGCAAGGACAACCGACCCAGCAAGGACAGCAGAGTCAGCAGGGCCAGCAGGCCCAGTTCGGGCAGGGGCAGTACGGCCAGCCGGGGCAGCCGCCGTACGGGCAGGCTGCGTACGGCCAGCAGCAGGCGGGGCAGCAGTCGCCGTGGGCGGGCCAGCAGGGCGGCTGGGCCCAGCCGCCCGCCGCAGGTCAGCAGCCCACCCAGCAGTGGGGTGGCCGCCCCGACGGCCAGCAGCCGTGGGCGCCGGGGGCCCCGCAGGAGGCGCCGGGCGGAGGCGGGAAGAGCCGCTTGCCGATGATCATCGGTGCTGCGGCGGTTGTCGTGCTCGCGCTGGTCGGGGTGCTCGGGTTCGTCAGCCCCGGCTTCTTCAACACCCGGGTGCTCGACGCCAACGCCGTGCAGAGCGGGGTGCAGCAGGTCCTGAGCCAGGACTACGACCTCGAGGTGCAGACGGTCACCTGCCCCCAGGGGCAGGAGGTCGTGCCCGACGCCACCTTCGAGTGCACCGCCGTGGTCGACGGCGACCAGGTCACCGTTCCGATCAAGATCACGAGCGTGGACGGCAACTACGAGGTCGGGCGGCCGGCTTGA
- a CDS encoding GDSL-type esterase/lipase family protein, with protein MTRSRSLALLVAASGAVALTVFGTPAVAVAQTPAAVVVLGDSAAAGDGADDYEPGTRGENGNWCHRSKHAYVHRTGLAPESVNLACSGARAADVAFGSGTHYTEASQAERLVEVAGRHRVSTVIVQIGANDDAALFDTGVACIRAFVDPREPPCRETLDPLVPERMAATATKVEAAVRDVRAAMRRAGYGGRDYTLVLASYASPVTEHMIPLQALAGCPYSRPDAAWGRTTLFPALSAALQGVAERTGARFLDLARATEGFEACTKPLKDQEWQRRITVDPEALVHGGLDAIGFHLAQESFHPTAAAHAEIGRCMGQFVRSGSSASACVAGADGRAHLEAPPAAAPAA; from the coding sequence GTGACGCGATCACGCTCCCTGGCCCTGCTCGTCGCTGCGAGCGGCGCCGTGGCGCTCACCGTGTTCGGTACGCCTGCCGTGGCCGTGGCCCAGACGCCTGCAGCCGTGGTCGTGCTCGGCGACAGCGCCGCCGCCGGGGACGGCGCGGACGACTACGAGCCGGGCACGCGCGGGGAGAACGGCAACTGGTGCCACCGCTCCAAGCACGCCTACGTCCACCGCACCGGCCTCGCCCCCGAGTCGGTGAACCTGGCGTGTTCGGGGGCGAGGGCGGCGGACGTCGCGTTCGGCAGCGGCACCCACTACACCGAGGCGTCCCAGGCCGAGCGGCTCGTCGAGGTCGCGGGCCGCCACCGGGTCAGCACGGTGATCGTGCAGATCGGTGCGAACGACGACGCGGCGCTGTTCGACACCGGCGTCGCCTGCATCCGCGCGTTCGTCGATCCGCGCGAGCCTCCGTGCCGGGAGACGCTCGACCCGCTCGTGCCGGAGCGCATGGCCGCCACGGCCACCAAGGTGGAGGCGGCGGTGCGGGACGTGCGAGCCGCCATGCGGCGGGCCGGGTACGGGGGCCGCGACTACACGCTCGTGCTCGCCTCCTACGCGTCCCCGGTCACCGAGCACATGATCCCGCTGCAGGCGCTCGCAGGCTGCCCGTACAGCCGGCCGGACGCCGCCTGGGGACGCACCACGCTGTTCCCGGCGCTGTCGGCGGCGCTGCAGGGCGTCGCCGAGCGCACCGGCGCGCGGTTCCTCGACCTGGCGCGGGCCACCGAGGGCTTCGAGGCGTGCACGAAGCCGCTGAAGGACCAGGAGTGGCAGCGGCGCATCACCGTCGACCCGGAGGCGCTCGTGCACGGCGGGCTGGACGCCATCGGCTTCCACCTCGCCCAGGAGTCGTTCCACCCCACGGCGGCCGCGCACGCCGAGATCGGCCGCTGCATGGGTCAGTTCGTGCGCTCCGGGTCGAGCGCCTCGGCGTGCGTGGCGGGTGCCGACGGTCGGGCCCACCTGGAAGCGCCACCGGCGGCGGCGCCGGCGGCGTGA
- a CDS encoding amidohydrolase family protein: MSRVTRTLLLGVRLFDPASAAGAVEIEGERISWVGDAAAARERLPGSAVLELPGAVVTPAFVDAHVHATAAGLLADGLDLTGCGSARALLDAVAARVAARPGALVWGHGWQDQTWPDELPPRSELDRAADGAPVYLSRIDVHSALVSSALLDRAPGVTDAAGWSRTALTGDAHHRARRAALAAVDSTTRDAAQAAFLADAAARGVAVVHECAGPDISSVADLAALRARPGPEVVGYWGEAVRTAEEAGELVAATGARGLAGDLFVDGSLGSHTAALREPYSDAAGCTGNRYLDAAEIGAHVAACTVAGTQAGFHVIGDAAADALLAGLDAAAAATSPAAVRAAGHRVEHLEMVDPAQARRLAELGVVASVQPLFDAYWGGPEGMYAMRLGRARAQGMNPFADLAQAGVVLALGSDAPVTPVDPWAAVRAAVEHRTPASGLTPAQALAAHTVGGYRAAGDRSPLAGRLRPGAPASYAIWDGTGTLDGSAANPRCLRTVHRGTVLHDALSSRPTVH, from the coding sequence ATATCTCGGGTGACCCGCACCCTGCTGCTCGGCGTCCGGCTCTTCGACCCGGCGTCGGCGGCAGGAGCCGTCGAGATCGAGGGTGAGCGGATCAGCTGGGTGGGCGACGCGGCCGCCGCGCGGGAACGCCTGCCCGGCTCGGCCGTGCTGGAGCTCCCGGGCGCCGTCGTCACCCCGGCGTTCGTCGACGCCCACGTGCACGCCACCGCAGCCGGCCTGCTGGCCGACGGCCTCGATCTCACCGGCTGCGGCTCGGCGCGGGCGCTGCTCGACGCGGTGGCGGCCCGCGTCGCGGCACGGCCGGGCGCGCTCGTGTGGGGCCACGGCTGGCAGGACCAGACCTGGCCCGACGAGCTCCCGCCGCGTTCGGAGCTCGACCGGGCCGCTGATGGCGCCCCCGTCTACCTGAGCCGGATCGACGTCCACTCGGCCCTCGTCTCCTCCGCCCTGCTCGACCGCGCCCCCGGCGTTACGGACGCCGCCGGGTGGTCGCGCACAGCGCTGACCGGGGACGCCCACCACCGGGCCCGCCGAGCCGCGCTCGCAGCCGTCGACTCCACCACCCGTGACGCCGCGCAGGCCGCGTTCCTCGCCGACGCCGCCGCCCGCGGCGTGGCGGTCGTGCACGAGTGCGCCGGCCCGGACATCTCGTCCGTCGCCGACCTGGCCGCCCTGCGGGCCCGTCCCGGGCCGGAGGTCGTCGGCTACTGGGGCGAGGCGGTGCGCACCGCAGAGGAGGCCGGGGAACTGGTCGCGGCGACCGGCGCCCGCGGGCTCGCGGGCGACCTGTTCGTCGACGGATCGCTCGGCTCGCACACGGCGGCGCTGCGGGAGCCCTACTCCGACGCCGCCGGCTGCACCGGCAACCGCTACCTCGACGCCGCCGAGATCGGCGCGCACGTCGCGGCCTGCACCGTGGCCGGGACGCAGGCCGGTTTCCACGTGATCGGCGACGCGGCCGCGGACGCGCTGCTCGCCGGGCTCGACGCGGCCGCCGCCGCGACCTCACCCGCCGCCGTGCGCGCCGCGGGCCACCGGGTGGAGCACCTGGAGATGGTCGACCCCGCGCAGGCGCGCCGGCTGGCCGAGCTCGGCGTGGTCGCGAGCGTGCAGCCGCTCTTCGACGCCTACTGGGGCGGCCCGGAGGGCATGTACGCCATGCGCCTCGGCCGGGCCAGGGCGCAGGGGATGAACCCGTTCGCCGACCTGGCGCAGGCGGGCGTCGTCCTCGCCCTCGGGTCGGACGCCCCGGTCACCCCGGTCGACCCGTGGGCGGCGGTGCGGGCCGCCGTGGAGCACCGCACTCCCGCCTCCGGGCTCACCCCCGCCCAGGCCCTCGCGGCACACACCGTGGGCGGGTACCGCGCGGCGGGGGACCGGTCCCCGCTGGCCGGACGCCTGCGGCCCGGCGCACCCGCCAGCTATGCGATCTGGGACGGCACGGGCACCCTGGACGGGAGCGCGGCGAACCCGCGGTGCCTGCGCACCGTGCACCGCGGAACGGTGCTGCACGACGCGCTGAGCAGCCGGCCAACGGTCCACTGA
- a CDS encoding PspC domain-containing protein has protein sequence MASTLTRPRHGKVIAGVCAGLADRFGMSPFVVRLLFVISCLLPGPQFVVYIVLWILMPKRDY, from the coding sequence GTGGCATCGACCCTGACCCGCCCGCGACACGGCAAGGTCATCGCCGGCGTGTGCGCGGGCCTGGCGGACCGGTTCGGGATGAGCCCGTTCGTGGTCCGGCTGCTGTTCGTGATCTCCTGCCTGCTGCCCGGCCCGCAGTTCGTGGTCTACATCGTGCTGTGGATCCTCATGCCCAAGCGCGACTACTGA
- a CDS encoding helix-turn-helix transcriptional regulator, which translates to MLPTSARLLRLLGLLQTQRDWSGPQLAARLEVSARTVRNDVEKLRALGYPVHSTTGVAGGYRLGSGAALPPLLLDDDEAVAVAVGLRSAAGGTVAGIEETSVRALAKLEQVLPSRLRHRVAALAGAVVALPGTGPAVDAGVLTAIAGAIRAHERLRFDYADHEGAATRRDTEPHRLVHTGRRWYLVAWDVTRDDWRTFRVDRITPKIPTGPRFVPRDPPDPDIGGYVSRRTAQALWRHHARVRLHAPIAAVQDRLTPAIGTCEPIDDEHCLFTTGADTLPMLALYLGMLDVDFDVLDPPELRAALADLGARYTRAATPPERQQGGHTDVAGQ; encoded by the coding sequence ATGTTGCCGACCTCCGCCCGGCTGCTCCGGCTGCTCGGGCTCCTGCAGACCCAGCGCGACTGGTCCGGCCCGCAGCTGGCCGCGCGACTCGAGGTGAGCGCCCGCACCGTGCGCAACGACGTCGAGAAGCTGCGGGCGCTCGGTTATCCGGTGCACTCCACGACGGGGGTGGCGGGCGGCTACCGGCTCGGGTCCGGTGCGGCCCTGCCACCGCTGCTGCTCGACGACGACGAGGCGGTCGCCGTCGCGGTCGGGCTGCGCTCCGCCGCGGGCGGCACGGTCGCAGGCATCGAGGAGACCTCGGTGCGGGCACTGGCGAAGCTGGAGCAGGTGCTCCCGTCCCGGCTGCGGCACCGGGTGGCGGCGCTCGCCGGCGCGGTGGTGGCGCTACCCGGCACCGGCCCGGCCGTGGACGCAGGCGTCCTCACCGCGATCGCGGGCGCGATCCGCGCGCACGAACGGCTCCGGTTCGACTACGCCGACCACGAAGGGGCCGCGACCCGCCGGGACACCGAACCGCACCGGCTCGTGCACACCGGCAGGCGCTGGTACCTCGTGGCGTGGGACGTCACGCGCGACGACTGGCGCACGTTCCGGGTGGACCGGATCACGCCGAAGATCCCGACGGGCCCGCGGTTCGTGCCGCGGGACCCACCGGACCCCGACATCGGCGGATACGTCTCCCGCCGCACCGCCCAGGCCCTGTGGCGCCACCACGCCCGGGTGCGCCTGCACGCGCCGATCGCCGCCGTGCAGGACCGGTTGACGCCGGCGATCGGCACGTGCGAGCCCATCGACGACGAGCACTGCCTGTTCACCACGGGTGCGGACACCCTGCCGATGCTCGCGCTCTACCTCGGCATGCTCGACGTCGACTTCGACGTGCTGGACCCGCCGGAGCTACGCGCCGCGCTGGCAGACCTGGGCGCCCGCTACACCCGGGCCGCCACCCCGCCCGAACGTCAGCAAGGTGGCCATACGGACGTGGCAGGGCAGTGA
- a CDS encoding epoxide hydrolase family protein, whose translation MTEIKPFRVDIPQADLDDLHDRLARTRWPHEIAGVGPERGIQLDQVRKLAAYWRDGFDWRAQEAQLNEIPQFTTEIDGQRIHFLHVRSPEPDARPLVLTHGWPSSPVEFLRVIGPLTDPRAHGGDPAQAFHVVIPSLPGYGFSTPMRETGWGNLFRVAQAWSELMTRLGYERYAVHGTDAGSGLALLLGMIDPARVIGIHVSGTAAAFPFGPPIELDGLDGADRARAEQFNHIQQDGLGYLHIQATRPQTIGYGLHDSPVAQLAWIAEKFRDWTDPAHDLPEDAVDLDQLMTTISIFWFTGAGASAAHAVYEGMQAYRAIAGQQTGGGQDWPAGPPTGYAVFAGDTTIRSLVDPAGTVAHWSEFDRGGHFPAMEVPDLLAGDIRTFFAKLA comes from the coding sequence ATGACCGAGATCAAGCCCTTCCGCGTCGACATCCCGCAGGCCGACCTCGACGACCTGCACGACCGGCTCGCCCGCACCCGCTGGCCCCACGAGATCGCCGGTGTCGGCCCGGAGCGCGGGATCCAACTCGACCAGGTGCGCAAGCTCGCGGCCTACTGGCGCGACGGGTTCGACTGGCGTGCCCAGGAGGCGCAGCTCAACGAGATCCCGCAGTTCACCACCGAGATCGACGGCCAGCGCATCCACTTCCTGCACGTCCGCTCCCCCGAACCCGACGCGCGCCCGCTCGTCCTCACCCACGGGTGGCCCAGCTCGCCGGTCGAGTTCCTCCGGGTCATCGGCCCGCTCACCGACCCGCGCGCCCACGGCGGCGACCCGGCGCAGGCCTTCCACGTGGTGATCCCGTCGCTGCCCGGGTACGGCTTCTCCACGCCGATGCGTGAGACCGGGTGGGGCAACCTGTTCCGCGTGGCCCAGGCCTGGTCGGAGCTCATGACCAGGCTCGGGTACGAGCGCTACGCCGTGCACGGCACCGACGCCGGGTCCGGCCTCGCCCTCCTGCTGGGCATGATCGACCCGGCGCGGGTCATCGGCATCCACGTGAGCGGCACCGCCGCCGCCTTCCCCTTCGGGCCACCGATCGAGCTGGACGGCCTCGACGGCGCCGACCGCGCCCGCGCGGAGCAGTTCAACCACATCCAGCAGGACGGCCTCGGCTACCTGCACATCCAGGCCACCCGCCCGCAGACGATCGGCTACGGCCTGCACGACTCCCCGGTGGCACAGCTGGCGTGGATCGCCGAGAAGTTCCGCGACTGGACCGACCCCGCTCACGACCTCCCCGAGGACGCGGTCGACCTCGACCAGCTGATGACGACCATCAGCATCTTCTGGTTCACCGGCGCCGGCGCGTCCGCCGCCCACGCCGTCTACGAGGGCATGCAGGCCTACCGCGCGATCGCCGGCCAGCAGACGGGTGGCGGCCAGGACTGGCCGGCGGGCCCGCCGACCGGCTACGCGGTCTTCGCGGGCGACACCACGATCCGGAGCCTGGTCGACCCTGCGGGAACGGTGGCGCACTGGTCGGAGTTCGACCGCGGCGGCCACTTCCCGGCCATGGAGGTGCCGGACCTGCTCGCAGGCGACATCAGGACCTTCTTCGCGAAGCTCGCCTGA
- a CDS encoding M24 family metallopeptidase — protein sequence MTPAVPTALLADRIRRAGEVAAEQGTDLLLVTPGPDLRYLLGVSGESHERLTCLVLPAAGHRAPPALVVPRLEAPGFAALPLDELGIEVVTWRDGEDAHLLVSDLGGGPGRVGLADAMPAAHVLPLRAAFPDVEQVLAGPVLRELRMRKDAAEVAELRAAGAAIDRVHARMAEFLKPGRSEAQVAADIAEAIVAEGHTEAAFVIVGSGPNGSSPHHDVSDRVIESGDVVVIDIGGPLISGYNSDSTRTYAVGGEPPAAVREAYAVLQDAQDRAVRAVRPGVTAEQVDAAAREPISDAGLGERFVHRTGHGIGLEVHEEPYIVAGNALALEPGMAFSVEPGVYFDGEWGARIEDIVVVTEDGYERLNNRPHDLVVL from the coding sequence ATGACACCGGCCGTTCCGACTGCGCTGCTCGCCGACCGCATCCGCCGTGCCGGCGAGGTCGCCGCCGAGCAGGGCACCGACCTGCTGCTCGTCACCCCCGGCCCGGACCTGCGGTACCTGCTCGGCGTGTCCGGCGAGTCCCACGAGCGCCTCACCTGCCTCGTGCTCCCCGCGGCGGGGCACCGCGCCCCGCCTGCCCTGGTGGTGCCGCGGCTGGAGGCGCCGGGGTTCGCCGCGCTCCCGCTCGACGAGCTGGGGATCGAGGTCGTCACCTGGCGCGACGGGGAGGACGCACACCTGCTCGTCAGCGATCTGGGCGGCGGCCCCGGCCGCGTGGGGCTCGCCGACGCGATGCCCGCAGCGCACGTCCTGCCGCTGCGTGCCGCGTTCCCGGACGTGGAGCAGGTGCTCGCCGGACCGGTGCTGCGTGAGCTGCGGATGCGCAAGGACGCCGCCGAGGTGGCCGAGCTGCGCGCGGCGGGCGCGGCGATCGACCGCGTCCACGCCCGCATGGCCGAGTTCCTCAAGCCGGGGCGCAGCGAGGCGCAGGTCGCCGCGGACATCGCCGAGGCGATCGTCGCCGAGGGCCACACCGAGGCCGCGTTCGTGATCGTGGGGTCCGGGCCGAACGGATCCAGCCCCCACCACGACGTGTCCGACCGGGTGATCGAGAGCGGTGACGTGGTCGTCATCGACATCGGCGGCCCGCTGATCAGCGGCTACAACTCCGACTCCACCCGCACCTACGCCGTCGGCGGCGAGCCGCCCGCCGCTGTGCGGGAGGCCTACGCCGTGCTGCAGGACGCCCAGGACCGGGCGGTGCGGGCGGTCCGCCCGGGCGTCACGGCCGAGCAGGTGGACGCCGCCGCGCGCGAGCCGATCAGCGACGCCGGCCTGGGCGAGCGGTTCGTGCACCGCACCGGCCACGGCATCGGCCTCGAGGTGCACGAGGAGCCCTACATCGTGGCGGGCAACGCGCTCGCGCTCGAGCCTGGAATGGCCTTCAGCGTGGAGCCTGGCGTGTACTTCGACGGCGAGTGGGGCGCGCGCATCGAGGACATCGTGGTGGTCACCGAGGACGGCTACGAGCGGCTCAACAACCGTCCGCACGACCTCGTGGTGCTCTGA
- a CDS encoding GNAT family N-acetyltransferase: MALAVRPLKADELRAALTLFGAAIHRPPADDAGWAASARLYSPGRTFGVHADGALVATTTSFPSELAVPGGAVLPMAAVTRVGVRADHTRRGLLSAMMRAQLDDTAARGEPVATLRASEARIYGRFGYGVATRGRSVQVRADASPLRPGAPLGGTVRLVARDEIVPVLQEVHARIALRRPGGITRTEGWWAIGVGRRVHVEREHVLAAVHTGPQGDDGFAIAYPGDIPGLPRRCLDVADLHAADVAATAALWRFLLGVDLVEAVQARLRPLDEPLELLLADPRACAVTGNEDETWLRIVDVPVAFAARSYGAAEPVLLAVHDGFLEANSGVYRIADGSAERVGPLGGPVRPELECSVDALAMAYLGDRRPSELVASGWWSAPEPAAVPRADAAFATPGVPWCGTYF, from the coding sequence GTGGCGCTCGCCGTCCGTCCGCTCAAAGCAGATGAGCTGCGCGCCGCGCTCACGCTGTTCGGCGCCGCCATCCACCGCCCTCCGGCGGACGACGCGGGTTGGGCCGCGTCAGCGCGTCTCTACAGCCCCGGCCGCACCTTCGGTGTGCACGCGGACGGCGCGCTCGTCGCCACCACCACCTCGTTCCCCAGTGAACTGGCGGTGCCGGGTGGGGCGGTGCTGCCGATGGCCGCGGTCACGCGGGTCGGGGTGCGCGCCGACCACACCCGGCGCGGCCTGCTGAGCGCGATGATGCGGGCCCAGCTGGACGACACGGCCGCCCGCGGCGAGCCGGTGGCGACGCTGAGGGCCAGTGAGGCGCGGATCTACGGCCGCTTCGGCTACGGGGTCGCCACCCGCGGCCGGTCGGTGCAGGTGCGCGCCGATGCGAGCCCCCTCCGCCCGGGCGCTCCACTCGGCGGGACGGTCCGGCTCGTGGCGCGGGACGAGATCGTGCCGGTCCTGCAGGAGGTCCACGCGCGGATCGCGCTGCGGCGGCCAGGGGGGATCACCCGCACCGAGGGTTGGTGGGCGATCGGAGTCGGCCGGCGCGTGCACGTGGAGCGCGAGCACGTGCTCGCCGCCGTGCACACCGGCCCGCAGGGTGACGACGGGTTCGCCATCGCCTACCCCGGCGACATCCCGGGCCTGCCCCGACGCTGCCTCGATGTGGCCGATCTGCACGCCGCTGACGTCGCCGCCACCGCCGCGCTGTGGCGGTTTTTGCTCGGAGTGGACCTGGTCGAGGCCGTGCAGGCCCGCCTGCGCCCGCTCGACGAGCCCCTCGAACTGCTGCTGGCCGACCCGCGGGCCTGCGCCGTGACCGGCAACGAGGACGAGACCTGGCTGCGGATCGTCGACGTCCCCGTCGCGTTCGCGGCCCGCAGCTACGGCGCCGCGGAACCGGTGCTGCTCGCCGTGCACGACGGCTTCCTGGAGGCGAACTCGGGCGTCTACCGGATCGCGGACGGGTCCGCGGAGCGGGTCGGCCCGCTCGGCGGACCGGTGCGGCCCGAGCTGGAATGCTCGGTGGACGCGCTCGCGATGGCCTACCTCGGCGACCGGCGCCCGTCGGAGCTCGTGGCGAGCGGCTGGTGGAGCGCACCGGAACCGGCCGCGGTGCCCCGGGCCGACGCGGCGTTCGCGACGCCCGGGGTGCCGTGGTGCGGCACGTACTTCTGA
- a CDS encoding 5'-3' exonuclease — protein MLLDAASLYFRAFYGVPESITGPDGTPVNAIRGFTDMVARLITDRRPTRLVACLDLDWRPAFRVEALPSYKAHRVPGEPDVAPAGLPEIVPDTLEPQVPVLLEVLAAAGIATAGAEGHEADDVIGTLAAAERADPVIAVSGDRDLMQIVRDEPVPVRLLYVGRGLAKAEHLGPVEVAAKYGVPVERAGEAYAEMAMLRGDPSDGLPGVPGIGAKTAATLVGRFGSWAELRAAVIDKADTRLSPPVRTKLAAAAPYLAVVEPVVRVALDAPVELDRPDTLPGEPVDLERLAALGERWGVGSSIERLCTAMLKNAR, from the coding sequence ATGCTGCTCGACGCCGCCAGCTTGTACTTCCGCGCCTTCTACGGGGTGCCGGAGTCCATCACGGGTCCGGACGGCACCCCGGTGAACGCGATCCGCGGGTTCACCGACATGGTCGCGCGGCTGATCACCGACCGCCGCCCCACCCGTCTGGTCGCGTGCCTCGACCTCGACTGGCGCCCGGCGTTCCGGGTGGAGGCGCTGCCCTCGTACAAGGCGCACCGCGTGCCCGGCGAGCCGGACGTCGCACCGGCCGGGCTGCCGGAGATCGTGCCCGACACGCTCGAACCGCAGGTCCCGGTCCTGCTCGAGGTGCTCGCCGCGGCCGGGATCGCCACCGCGGGCGCCGAGGGCCACGAGGCCGACGACGTGATCGGCACCCTCGCCGCCGCCGAGCGCGCGGACCCCGTGATCGCGGTGAGCGGCGACCGGGACCTCATGCAGATCGTGCGTGACGAGCCCGTGCCGGTGCGGCTGCTGTACGTCGGACGCGGGCTGGCGAAGGCAGAGCACCTCGGGCCGGTCGAGGTCGCCGCGAAGTACGGGGTGCCGGTGGAGCGCGCCGGGGAGGCCTACGCCGAGATGGCGATGCTGCGCGGTGACCCCTCCGACGGGCTCCCGGGCGTGCCCGGGATCGGCGCCAAGACCGCGGCCACCCTCGTGGGCCGCTTCGGCTCGTGGGCCGAGCTGCGGGCCGCCGTGATCGACAAGGCCGACACCCGGCTCAGCCCGCCGGTCCGCACCAAGCTGGCCGCGGCCGCGCCGTACCTCGCCGTCGTCGAGCCGGTGGTGCGGGTGGCCCTCGACGCTCCTGTGGAGCTGGACCGGCCCGACACGCTGCCCGGTGAGCCGGTCGACCTGGAGCGGCTGGCTGCGCTCGGCGAACGCTGGGGCGTCGGGAGCTCCATCGAACGGCTCTGCACGGCGATGCTGAAGAACGCCCGCTGA